In a single window of the Lates calcarifer isolate ASB-BC8 linkage group LG1, TLL_Latcal_v3, whole genome shotgun sequence genome:
- the LOC108897209 gene encoding solute carrier family 35 member F5 isoform X2 — MEWVFIMNRMSSQGSSAAQRRRMALGVVILLLVDVIWVASSELTSYIFKRQEYNKPFFSTFTKTSMFVLYLLGFLLWRPWRQQCTGTLKRRRSAFFADAEAYFAPCTTDTTVNNCLSEPLYVPVKFQDVPADHSNCLIGDCESSTKKQRVRFSNIMEVRQLPSTQALEAKLSRMSYPAAKDHEAMLRTVGKLTITDVAKISFFFCFVWFLANLSYQEALSDMQVAIVNILSSTSGLFTLILAAIFPSNSSDRFTLSKLLAVALSLALQVQVQCFLNTTLFVAVQIIYVRAAVSDHSAWGGAASSARAPHTHAHMERK, encoded by the exons ATGGAGTGGGTGTTCATCATGAATCGGATGAGCTCTCAGGGTAGCTCTGCAGCCCAGCGGAGGCGGATGGCTCTGGGGGTGGTGATACTCCTGCTGGTGGATGTCATCTGGGTAGCCTCCTCCGAGCTAACCTCA TACATTTTCAAGCGACAGGAGTACAACAAACCTTTCTTCAGCACATTCACCAAGACCTCCATGTTTGTGCTGTATTTGCTGGGTTTCTTGCTGTGGCGGCCCTGGAGGCAGCAGTGCACCGGCACTCTGAAACGCAGGCGCTCTGCATTT TTTGCCGATGCTGAGGCTTACTTTGCACCCTGCACCACTGACACCACTGTGAACAACTGTTTG AGTGAACCACTGTATGTGCCAGTGAAGTTCCAGGATGTACCTGCTGACCACTCAAATTGTTTAATTGGAGACTGTGAATCTT CTACCAAAAAGCAGCGGGTGCGTTTTAGTAATATCATGGAGGTGCGTCAGCTGCCCTCTACTCAAGCTCTGGAGGCCAAGCTGTCCCGGATGTCCTACCCAGCAGCCAAGGACCATGAAGCCATGTTGCGCACAGTGGGCAAGCTAACCATCACTGATGTGGCCAAAatcagcttcttcttctgctttgtG TGGTTCTTGGCTAACCTGTCCTACCAGGAAGCCCTGTCTGATATGCAGGTTGCAATTGTCAACATTCTGTCATCCACCTCAG GCCTGTTTACGCTCATCTTAGCAGCCATATTTCCCAGCAATAGCAGTGACCGCTTCACCTTGTCCAAACTGTTAGCTGTGGCTCTGAG TTTGGCCCTGCAGGTTCAGGTCCAGTGTTTCCTAAACACCACTTTATTTGTGGCGGTCCAAATCATTTATGTCCGCGCTGCTGTCTCTGACCACTCTGCCTGGGGCGGGGCTGCATCCTCAGCGCGTgcgccacacacacatgcacacatggagCGGAAGTGA
- the LOC108897209 gene encoding solute carrier family 35 member F5 isoform X3 codes for MEWVFIMNRMSSQGSSAAQRRRMALGVVILLLVDVIWVASSELTSYIFKRQEYNKPFFSTFTKTSMFVLYLLGFLLWRPWRQQCTGTLKRRRSAFFADAEAYFAPCTTDTTVNNCLSEPLYVPVKFQDVPADHSNCLIGDCESSTKKQRVRFSNIMEVRQLPSTQALEAKLSRMSYPAAKDHEAMLRTVGKLTITDVAKISFFFCFVLRSPPPHPHCMMLPPSCFTIGMVLAK; via the exons ATGGAGTGGGTGTTCATCATGAATCGGATGAGCTCTCAGGGTAGCTCTGCAGCCCAGCGGAGGCGGATGGCTCTGGGGGTGGTGATACTCCTGCTGGTGGATGTCATCTGGGTAGCCTCCTCCGAGCTAACCTCA TACATTTTCAAGCGACAGGAGTACAACAAACCTTTCTTCAGCACATTCACCAAGACCTCCATGTTTGTGCTGTATTTGCTGGGTTTCTTGCTGTGGCGGCCCTGGAGGCAGCAGTGCACCGGCACTCTGAAACGCAGGCGCTCTGCATTT TTTGCCGATGCTGAGGCTTACTTTGCACCCTGCACCACTGACACCACTGTGAACAACTGTTTG AGTGAACCACTGTATGTGCCAGTGAAGTTCCAGGATGTACCTGCTGACCACTCAAATTGTTTAATTGGAGACTGTGAATCTT CTACCAAAAAGCAGCGGGTGCGTTTTAGTAATATCATGGAGGTGCGTCAGCTGCCCTCTACTCAAGCTCTGGAGGCCAAGCTGTCCCGGATGTCCTACCCAGCAGCCAAGGACCATGAAGCCATGTTGCGCACAGTGGGCAAGCTAACCATCACTGATGTGGCCAAAatcagcttcttcttctgctttgtG CTGAgaagccccccaccccacccccactgcatgatgctgccaccatcATGCTTCACCATAGGGATGGTATTAGCCAAGTGA